Proteins co-encoded in one Vibrio aquimaris genomic window:
- the dnaX gene encoding DNA polymerase III subunit gamma/tau: MSYLALARKWRPAQFNQVVGQSHVLTALENALANNRLHHAYLFSGTRGVGKTTIGRLFAKGLNCETGITATPCGQCDTCQEIDQGRFVDLLEIDAASRTKVEDTRELLDNVQYKPARGRFKVYLIDEVHMLSRHSFNALLKTLEEPPEYVKFLLATTDPQKLPVTILSRCLQFHLKPISVDNIHQQLDYILQQEKVSSQPRALGMIAHAADGSMRDALSLTDQAIALGNGQVVTDSVAHMLGTLDTDRALHLLEAIGSQQPQTAMDCLAGLAQNGVDWDGLLSQLSAQLHRLAMYQALPETLDKSLPDAEKVVLLSRVLSPQDIQLYYQIALKGRQDLALAPSEQIGVEMVVLRMMAFRPVAQPQANVITNQVIQPEPAPSMSVPPAPIQSAAMPETQPAQPPPVPKQPTVPEQPPQMDTEPAQAQMPETPEQQANAHMQEQPQSPVSPVRGLRHQLRSQRTGKSQASTPKKTNATSAKPSSVLDRVAQRNMGTMQVSPVSNSVDVATPEPEDDKSEPYQWRPTLPQEKPVAQNHALTPSQIKKALKHEKTPDMAKKLTQECLQESHWARLIKQLDVAKMTQQLALNSHYEQREGFIVLTLRSEQAHLNSDRARHELITALNSVLGEQFELSVEVGESGETPLELREKLYQTKLQQAFTSLENDSNVQFIEQRFAAELDSDSVRPI, encoded by the coding sequence ATGAGTTATTTAGCACTGGCTAGAAAATGGCGGCCTGCACAATTTAATCAAGTGGTCGGCCAAAGCCATGTTCTGACCGCGTTGGAAAATGCACTGGCGAATAATCGGCTCCATCATGCTTATCTATTCAGCGGAACTCGCGGAGTCGGAAAGACCACCATAGGTCGTCTATTTGCCAAAGGATTAAACTGCGAGACAGGTATAACAGCCACGCCTTGTGGTCAGTGCGATACCTGCCAAGAAATCGATCAAGGGCGCTTTGTTGATTTATTAGAAATTGACGCAGCGTCAAGAACCAAGGTCGAAGATACCAGAGAGCTGCTGGATAATGTGCAGTACAAGCCAGCCCGAGGTCGCTTTAAAGTTTATCTTATCGATGAAGTGCATATGCTCTCAAGACATAGTTTTAATGCTTTGCTTAAAACCTTGGAAGAGCCGCCAGAATATGTAAAGTTTCTTCTTGCCACCACTGATCCACAAAAGTTACCTGTCACCATATTATCGCGTTGCTTGCAGTTCCACTTAAAGCCTATCAGTGTTGATAATATCCATCAGCAACTCGATTATATTTTACAGCAAGAGAAGGTGTCCTCTCAGCCCCGAGCTTTGGGTATGATTGCTCATGCTGCCGATGGCAGTATGCGTGATGCTTTAAGTTTGACCGATCAGGCGATTGCTTTGGGTAATGGCCAAGTGGTGACGGACAGCGTTGCTCATATGCTGGGAACCTTAGATACGGACCGGGCATTACATTTACTTGAAGCCATTGGTTCACAGCAGCCGCAAACGGCGATGGATTGTCTTGCAGGTCTAGCTCAAAACGGCGTTGACTGGGATGGTTTACTCTCCCAGCTTTCTGCTCAGCTGCACCGCCTTGCTATGTATCAAGCGCTTCCTGAAACGCTTGATAAATCCTTACCCGATGCCGAAAAAGTGGTGTTGTTAAGTCGAGTGCTTTCGCCGCAAGATATCCAGCTTTATTATCAAATTGCGCTGAAAGGGCGGCAAGACTTAGCACTTGCTCCATCTGAGCAAATCGGTGTTGAGATGGTCGTGCTACGAATGATGGCATTTCGCCCCGTGGCTCAGCCTCAAGCGAATGTGATCACCAATCAGGTTATTCAGCCAGAGCCTGCACCCTCAATGAGTGTGCCACCAGCTCCTATTCAGAGTGCAGCGATGCCAGAAACTCAGCCTGCGCAACCACCACCTGTGCCTAAACAGCCAACTGTACCTGAACAACCACCACAAATGGACACGGAGCCTGCTCAGGCTCAGATGCCAGAGACTCCGGAGCAACAAGCCAATGCTCACATGCAGGAGCAGCCTCAATCACCGGTATCTCCTGTAAGAGGTCTAAGACACCAGCTTCGTTCTCAACGCACTGGGAAGAGTCAGGCTAGCACGCCAAAAAAGACTAATGCGACATCTGCTAAACCATCATCGGTTCTTGATCGCGTTGCACAGCGCAATATGGGAACTATGCAGGTGTCGCCAGTGTCCAACTCAGTGGATGTAGCAACACCTGAACCTGAAGATGATAAATCAGAGCCTTATCAATGGCGTCCAACGCTGCCGCAAGAAAAACCAGTAGCGCAAAATCATGCACTCACGCCTTCTCAAATAAAGAAAGCGCTAAAGCATGAAAAAACGCCGGATATGGCGAAAAAGCTCACTCAAGAGTGTTTGCAGGAAAGTCATTGGGCTCGTTTGATTAAACAGCTGGATGTGGCAAAAATGACCCAGCAGCTTGCGCTTAATTCACATTATGAGCAGCGAGAGGGTTTTATTGTGCTCACGCTTCGCAGCGAGCAAGCTCATCTTAATAGTGATAGAGCTCGTCATGAACTTATCACTGCGCTTAACTCAGTGTTAGGAGAGCAATTCGAGCTAAGTGTTGAGGTTGGTGAGTCTGGTGAAACTCCCTTAGAGTTGAGAGAGAAACTCTATCAGACAAAGCTACAGCAGGCGTTTACCAGCCTTGAAAATGACAGCAATGTTCAGTTTATTGAGCAGCGATTTGCTGCTGAGCTAGACAGTGATAGTGTCAGGCCTATATGA
- the apt gene encoding adenine phosphoribosyltransferase yields the protein MTTETITLIKSSIKSIPDYPKPGIVFRDVTSLMENATAYKAAIQVLVEKYQGMGFTKVVGTEARGFLFGAPLALELGIGFVPVRKPGKLPRQTIAQSYQLEYGTDTLEIHTDAISERDKVLVVDDLLATGGTIEATTKLIRQLGGEVEHAAFVINLPEIGGDARLEKLGVKVYSICEFDGH from the coding sequence ATGACAACTGAAACCATTACCTTAATCAAATCAAGCATCAAAAGCATCCCCGATTATCCCAAACCTGGCATTGTATTCCGTGACGTGACAAGTCTAATGGAAAATGCGACTGCGTATAAGGCGGCGATTCAGGTGCTAGTCGAAAAGTACCAAGGTATGGGTTTTACCAAGGTTGTTGGCACTGAAGCTCGCGGTTTTTTGTTTGGTGCGCCTCTCGCTTTAGAGCTTGGTATTGGTTTTGTGCCTGTACGTAAACCCGGTAAGCTGCCGCGCCAAACGATCGCCCAATCTTACCAACTTGAATACGGCACGGATACGCTTGAAATTCATACCGATGCGATATCCGAAAGGGATAAGGTTTTGGTTGTCGACGACTTGCTTGCCACAGGTGGAACGATTGAGGCGACGACCAAACTTATTCGCCAGCTCGGTGGTGAGGTTGAACACGCTGCGTTTGTTATCAATCTGCCAGAAATCGGTGGAGATGCACGTCTCGAGAAACTTGGCGTCAAGGTCTACAGTATTTGTGAGTTTGATGGCCACTAA
- a CDS encoding response regulator: protein MHKSYEVATTPSTQPASGTKLIMIVDDDPVFRKLTGGFIEAQGHEVVEAENGLEGLKKLRETEPDLILCDLSMPVLDGIEFVEEVSLEYPSLPLIVVSATDEMADVAQALRFGIKDFLPKPITNPDHLAGAIENTLYDSDNHLCDQRDFASQWFRIDSGDVPEEQELHWHLEYLQDNPSAAKDLLHALLPDKDTAQGDWKCNYRLLQSTDVMPLVYDYAWLMNGQFAFYIVDSASEGQYGAATTLLVRALFHDYLRNLKSFNADLKDIADLLEKGMECAECASPVKAMFGIADVSEGTLSLLPAGLDAQWSNGYFSQHIAAGAKLGEHCIKNFITPDLPIQAACQLTLGCLGSSSFSLDIFRGGSA, encoded by the coding sequence ATCATGATCGTTGACGACGATCCTGTGTTTCGAAAGCTTACTGGTGGCTTTATTGAAGCGCAAGGTCATGAGGTCGTGGAAGCAGAGAATGGACTAGAAGGTCTCAAAAAGCTCAGAGAAACTGAGCCAGATTTAATCTTGTGTGACCTCTCAATGCCTGTGCTCGACGGCATAGAGTTTGTTGAAGAAGTGAGTCTGGAGTACCCCTCTCTCCCGCTGATTGTTGTATCAGCAACTGATGAGATGGCTGATGTGGCGCAAGCGCTGCGCTTTGGCATCAAAGACTTCCTCCCCAAACCGATCACCAATCCAGATCATTTGGCCGGTGCCATAGAAAATACCTTGTATGACTCCGACAACCACTTGTGTGATCAGCGAGATTTTGCGAGTCAGTGGTTTAGAATTGACAGCGGGGATGTGCCAGAAGAGCAAGAATTGCATTGGCATTTAGAATATTTGCAGGATAACCCAAGTGCTGCCAAAGATTTGCTGCATGCTCTGTTGCCGGATAAAGACACAGCGCAAGGTGACTGGAAATGCAATTACCGTTTGTTGCAATCAACCGATGTCATGCCTTTAGTCTACGACTACGCGTGGCTGATGAATGGTCAGTTTGCTTTCTATATCGTTGATTCGGCCAGTGAAGGACAATATGGTGCTGCAACAACCTTACTGGTTAGAGCGTTATTCCATGATTACTTGCGTAATTTAAAGAGCTTTAATGCCGATTTGAAAGATATTGCCGATTTACTTGAAAAGGGTATGGAGTGCGCAGAGTGTGCCAGCCCCGTAAAAGCAATGTTTGGAATCGCTGATGTGTCTGAAGGAACCTTATCACTGCTACCAGCTGGCCTTGATGCTCAATGGTCAAATGGGTACTTCTCCCAACATATTGCAGCAGGAGCCAAACTTGGTGAACACTGTATTAAAAACTTTATAACGCCTGACTTGCCCATTCAGGCGGCGTGTCAGCTGACATTAGGCTGTTTGGGTTCAAGCAGCTTTAGTTTGGATATATTCCGTGGCGGTAGTGCTTAG
- a CDS encoding YbaB/EbfC family nucleoid-associated protein, with protein MFGKGGMGNLMKQAQQMQERMQKLQEEIANMEITGESGAGLVKVTITGSHSVRKVEIDESLMEDDKEMLEDLIAAAFNDASRRVEETQKEKMESVTGGMQLPPGMKMPF; from the coding sequence ATGTTTGGTAAAGGCGGAATGGGTAACTTAATGAAGCAAGCCCAGCAAATGCAAGAGCGTATGCAAAAGCTTCAAGAAGAAATTGCGAATATGGAAATAACAGGCGAGTCTGGTGCTGGCTTAGTAAAAGTGACCATCACCGGAAGCCACAGCGTTCGTAAAGTAGAGATCGACGAAAGCTTGATGGAAGATGACAAAGAAATGCTTGAAGACTTGATTGCTGCTGCATTTAATGATGCGTCACGCCGCGTTGAAGAAACACAAAAAGAAAAAATGGAATCAGTGACTGGGGGGATGCAACTTCCACCTGGCATGAAAATGCCTTTCTAA
- the recR gene encoding recombination mediator RecR: MRTSHMLEQLMEALRCLPGVGPKSAQRMAFHLLQRDRKGGLQLADSLSQAMTEIGHCNECRTFTEQETCHICTNPKRQENGQICVVESPADIAAVESTGQYSGRYFVLMGHLSPLDGIGPSDIGLDVLDYRLRRGDLTEVILATNPTVEGEATANYIAELCREHKVQASRIAHGVPVGGELELVDGTTLSHSLLGRQKL; encoded by the coding sequence ATGCGCACCAGTCATATGCTGGAGCAATTGATGGAGGCCTTACGTTGTCTGCCTGGGGTTGGCCCCAAGTCAGCACAGCGTATGGCCTTTCATTTGTTACAGCGCGATAGAAAAGGCGGCTTACAGTTGGCTGATTCACTCAGCCAAGCGATGACAGAAATAGGTCATTGCAATGAGTGCCGCACTTTTACTGAACAAGAAACGTGTCACATCTGCACCAACCCCAAACGTCAGGAAAATGGTCAAATCTGCGTGGTTGAAAGCCCTGCTGACATTGCTGCGGTGGAATCAACTGGCCAATATTCAGGTCGATACTTTGTGCTTATGGGGCACCTATCGCCTTTAGATGGCATTGGCCCAAGTGATATTGGTCTTGACGTGCTCGATTACCGTCTCCGTCGCGGGGATCTGACAGAGGTTATTTTGGCCACAAACCCGACCGTTGAGGGTGAAGCGACTGCTAACTATATTGCAGAGCTTTGCCGCGAGCATAAGGTGCAGGCCAGCCGGATTGCACACGGTGTGCCTGTCGGAGGTGAGCTTGAGCTTGTTGATGGCACCACACTTTCCCACTCATTACTTGGCCGGCAAAAACTATAA
- a CDS encoding YbaN family protein produces MVGSVSLVLGFFGIFLPLLPTTPFVLLASACFMRSSPRFHRWLHEHKTFGPILDNWHQHRAVTSKIKVRGALCMVASFSFSIWIVSQVWLKLALMVMLMTLLTWFIRLPVIDHLADRQENH; encoded by the coding sequence ATTGTCGGTAGTGTGAGTTTAGTGCTCGGCTTTTTTGGAATTTTCTTGCCCCTGCTTCCGACAACACCGTTTGTTCTTCTCGCCAGCGCTTGTTTTATGCGCAGTAGTCCAAGGTTTCATCGTTGGTTACACGAACATAAAACCTTTGGCCCTATTCTCGATAACTGGCATCAGCACCGAGCGGTGACCAGCAAAATCAAAGTGCGTGGCGCCCTGTGCATGGTGGCCAGCTTTTCCTTTTCTATTTGGATTGTTTCTCAAGTCTGGTTAAAGCTTGCCCTTATGGTGATGCTGATGACTTTATTGACTTGGTTTATTCGTTTACCCGTGATTGATCACCTTGCTGATAGGCAAGAAAATCACTAA
- a CDS encoding methyl-accepting chemotaxis protein: MKIATKIVIASALMCSLAITSAGVFIGWESASLAEEALYKRSLNQLTSVREIKKNEVENYFMTIKGQLTSMASSYGTQQAMLEFSSAFSLYPTEQVTAQDIEKLKRYYTSSFAPTYKSSNGGNPANELEKLKALSSKATGLQARYIGANQNPLGEKHLLDADSLDTEYDRVHKIHHPSLRRFLQEFGYYDIFLVDVNGNVVYSVFKELDYATNLVSGPYSGTGLAKAFKQANNQSESQYYLEDFAPYFPSYEAPASFMASPIVIDGKNEGVIIFQMPIDKINSIMTFDGNWSNAGLGASGESYLAGPDMLLRSESRFLLESPEEYFETLKNVNISTETIEQIKGKSSAIGQQAVATDSVKAALKGDSGSDLIEDYRGVEVLSTYSPIDAAGLKWAIVTEIDKSEALEDLTTLIRSNVIAVTIIIAIGAICAVIISFFVGNGIAKPIKAASEKIQLISKNNDLTARLNAEGKDEMGDLAKALNELFSQLQSIIVTFAETADNLNVNTKNMSDSMNTTRISVEEQSQRAESVATAVNQMSASISEVASFAARAAEFVKDGNETGNKASNVGRNLGAEIARLNTEMQTAVEAIGRLHTESKSIAEVLDVIQGIAEQTNLLALNAAIEAARAGEQGRGFAVVADEVRSLAGRTQTSTEEIREKIESLQRETDSVSSCIGSADKSVSTGVETCDANTKMLEQIVNMLNDLNEMNIQIAAATEEQQAVTNDISSSITSIADSSSEVSQQVIDVDNVLKNLSSQSEQLNVEISKFNY; this comes from the coding sequence ATGAAAATTGCCACAAAAATAGTCATAGCTTCTGCACTTATGTGTAGTTTAGCCATCACCTCAGCTGGAGTATTTATTGGTTGGGAATCTGCATCACTGGCAGAGGAAGCACTATACAAGCGCTCCTTAAACCAACTTACCTCCGTAAGAGAAATTAAAAAAAACGAAGTCGAAAACTACTTTATGACCATAAAAGGTCAGTTAACTTCAATGGCCAGTTCATATGGTACACAACAGGCCATGCTTGAGTTTTCTTCAGCCTTTTCACTATACCCTACAGAGCAAGTTACCGCTCAAGATATAGAGAAATTAAAACGGTATTACACATCCAGTTTTGCACCCACCTACAAGTCATCAAATGGTGGAAACCCAGCAAACGAATTAGAGAAACTTAAAGCACTTTCTTCAAAAGCAACCGGGCTACAAGCAAGATATATCGGTGCTAATCAAAATCCTCTTGGAGAAAAGCACTTATTAGACGCAGACTCACTAGACACCGAATATGACAGAGTACATAAGATACACCACCCTAGCCTCAGAAGATTTTTACAAGAATTTGGTTATTACGATATTTTCTTGGTTGATGTAAATGGTAATGTGGTTTACTCCGTATTCAAAGAACTCGATTACGCAACTAACTTAGTATCTGGTCCTTATTCAGGTACTGGACTAGCAAAAGCCTTTAAGCAAGCTAATAATCAAAGTGAGTCACAATATTATCTTGAAGATTTTGCGCCTTATTTCCCTTCTTATGAAGCACCAGCTTCATTCATGGCAAGTCCTATTGTTATCGATGGAAAAAATGAAGGTGTGATCATATTCCAAATGCCCATCGATAAAATAAATAGCATCATGACTTTTGACGGAAATTGGAGCAATGCGGGACTCGGAGCCTCTGGGGAGAGTTATCTTGCTGGACCTGACATGCTACTACGAAGCGAGTCTAGATTTTTGCTGGAATCTCCCGAGGAGTACTTTGAAACTCTGAAAAATGTAAATATTTCAACCGAAACTATCGAACAAATAAAAGGCAAATCATCCGCTATCGGCCAGCAAGCTGTGGCCACAGACAGTGTCAAAGCGGCTTTGAAAGGTGACAGTGGTTCAGATCTTATCGAAGACTATCGTGGGGTTGAAGTGTTATCGACCTACTCACCCATTGATGCCGCAGGGTTAAAATGGGCAATCGTAACAGAAATCGATAAAAGTGAAGCGTTAGAGGATTTAACTACGCTGATACGATCTAATGTCATAGCGGTCACAATTATAATCGCCATCGGTGCGATATGTGCAGTTATCATCTCCTTTTTTGTCGGTAACGGTATTGCAAAACCCATTAAAGCCGCGAGTGAGAAAATTCAACTGATCAGTAAAAACAATGATCTAACCGCAAGACTAAACGCCGAAGGCAAAGATGAAATGGGCGATCTTGCGAAGGCCCTAAACGAGCTGTTTTCACAACTACAAAGCATAATCGTTACGTTTGCCGAAACCGCAGATAACCTCAATGTGAATACAAAAAACATGTCGGATAGTATGAATACGACAAGGATATCAGTTGAGGAGCAAAGTCAAAGAGCTGAATCTGTAGCGACTGCCGTTAACCAAATGAGTGCCTCGATTAGCGAGGTAGCGAGTTTTGCAGCAAGAGCAGCTGAATTTGTCAAAGACGGTAATGAAACAGGTAACAAAGCTTCAAATGTAGGAAGAAATTTGGGGGCAGAGATTGCACGTCTTAATACGGAAATGCAAACAGCCGTAGAAGCAATCGGTCGACTCCACACTGAAAGCAAGTCGATTGCCGAAGTGCTGGATGTTATTCAAGGAATAGCAGAGCAAACCAACCTACTTGCACTCAACGCTGCCATCGAAGCGGCCCGTGCAGGTGAGCAAGGCAGAGGGTTTGCTGTCGTTGCAGATGAAGTACGCTCGTTAGCAGGAAGAACGCAAACATCCACAGAAGAAATTAGAGAGAAAATCGAGTCACTACAAAGAGAAACTGATAGCGTTTCATCATGCATAGGATCGGCCGATAAATCAGTCTCAACAGGTGTTGAAACATGTGATGCCAATACCAAAATGCTTGAGCAAATCGTTAATATGCTGAATGATTTAAATGAAATGAATATCCAGATAGCAGCGGCAACAGAAGAACAACAAGCAGTAACCAATGATATAAGCAGCAGTATTACTTCTATTGCGGATTCGTCGTCTGAAGTCTCTCAACAAGTGATCGATGTGGACAACGTTCTTAAGAATTTGTCCTCTCAGTCAGAGCAACTAAATGTCGAAATTTCAAAATTTAACTACTAG